One window of the Ureibacillus sp. FSL W7-1570 genome contains the following:
- a CDS encoding ATP-dependent DNA helicase RecQ, with protein sequence MQLEQLLQTHFGYPSFRPGQKEVIGQLLDGRDTVALLPTGMGKSLCYQLPGYIFNKPVLIISPLLSLMQDQVDQMKQFGEKRAVAINSFLNRNEKKLVLDTLHRYRFIFISPEMLVQPQIIQRLNRLDLALIVVDEAHCISQWGFDFRPDYLKIGEVLKEDRPPILALSATATEKVLEDIRRFLKMRDPFEYIHSVDRPNIRFGKKVFQTREEKMEWLLDHVTQTEGPGIIYTRSRKRTDEIAAQLLQLGISVSSYHGGKEAEDRQFIQQQFIEGALDWIVATNAFGMGVHKENVRQIIHDTMPSNVADYMQEVGRAGRDGKDAIAILLYSKGDEEVARFIAGEDLPSETQMELYEEYRNRKVDPKEMIQDGFISETTFRVLHYWMGLYPLEEVKSIFRKMMNEKYRSVDEMLRIVKSDRCIREQLVEYFGQTLKDKPEHCCEHCGIDYQQFLLPRQDTKAATAPSTWQMRLRQILLGTD encoded by the coding sequence ATGCAATTAGAACAGCTTCTGCAAACCCATTTCGGTTATCCTTCCTTTCGCCCCGGCCAAAAAGAGGTCATCGGGCAGTTATTGGATGGAAGGGATACCGTTGCCTTGCTTCCCACTGGCATGGGGAAATCTTTATGTTATCAGTTGCCAGGATACATATTTAACAAACCGGTATTAATTATTTCGCCGCTCCTTTCCCTCATGCAAGACCAGGTGGACCAGATGAAGCAGTTCGGCGAAAAGCGGGCAGTGGCGATCAATTCCTTTTTAAACAGAAATGAAAAGAAACTTGTATTGGATACTCTGCATCGATATCGCTTCATTTTCATATCTCCGGAAATGTTGGTGCAGCCGCAGATCATCCAGCGGTTGAACCGGTTGGATTTGGCATTGATTGTAGTGGATGAAGCCCACTGCATTTCCCAATGGGGATTTGACTTCCGGCCGGATTATTTAAAAATAGGGGAAGTGTTGAAAGAAGACCGGCCGCCGATTTTGGCTCTATCGGCAACGGCGACGGAAAAAGTGCTGGAAGACATACGCCGTTTTTTAAAGATGAGGGATCCTTTTGAATATATTCATTCGGTGGATCGTCCCAATATCCGTTTTGGGAAAAAAGTATTCCAAACGAGAGAAGAAAAAATGGAATGGCTCCTTGACCATGTGACGCAGACAGAGGGCCCAGGCATCATTTATACCCGGTCCAGAAAAAGGACGGACGAAATTGCGGCACAATTATTGCAGCTTGGCATTTCCGTTTCTTCCTATCATGGGGGGAAAGAGGCGGAAGACCGGCAATTTATCCAACAGCAATTTATTGAAGGAGCATTGGATTGGATTGTTGCGACGAATGCTTTCGGCATGGGGGTCCATAAAGAAAATGTGCGTCAAATCATACATGATACAATGCCATCCAATGTGGCCGATTATATGCAAGAAGTGGGGAGAGCCGGGCGCGATGGAAAAGATGCCATTGCCATTCTGTTGTACAGTAAAGGGGATGAAGAAGTCGCGCGGTTTATTGCAGGGGAAGACTTGCCAAGTGAAACCCAAATGGAGCTGTATGAAGAATATAGAAATCGAAAAGTGGATCCAAAAGAAATGATTCAAGATGGATTCATTTCTGAAACCACCTTCCGTGTGCTGCACTATTGGATGGGCCTCTATCCGTTGGAAGAAGTTAAATCGATTTTCAGGAAAATGATGAACGAGAAGTACAGATCGGTGGATGAGATGCTGCGTATTGTGAAAAGCGATCGGTGCATCCGGGAACAACTTGTGGAATATTTTGGGCAAACATTAAAAGATAAACCGGAGCATTGTTGTGAACATTGCGGCATCGATTATCAGCAATTCCTTCTTCCAAGACAGGATACGAAGGCGGCAACAGCACCTTCCACGTGGCAGATGCGGCTGCGACAAATTCTGCTAGGAACTGACTGA
- a CDS encoding LysM peptidoglycan-binding domain-containing protein, whose amino-acid sequence MSGKDYRKKIEEHRQSIEIEDGKTRLSRSERRQKRKKKSKETPLLTTLTLIMIGIPLAILIYVWGFWDPNDEEVSVDKDENLVEVQRNNEVSAKEKENKSDVIKKEDSSSEAAKKEEQADSKPKTPEKETKTDAPEKSADDKDVKKNENNTEQQKPASEEKKVKIHTVSANETLFRIAKQYYNDPISGVEKIKNANHLSSDVITPGQSLVIPE is encoded by the coding sequence ATGAGTGGAAAAGATTATCGAAAAAAGATAGAGGAACATCGACAATCGATTGAGATAGAAGATGGAAAAACAAGATTAAGTCGCAGCGAACGCCGCCAAAAAAGAAAGAAAAAATCGAAAGAAACGCCATTACTGACAACTTTGACCCTTATTATGATCGGGATTCCACTGGCGATATTAATTTATGTATGGGGTTTTTGGGATCCAAACGATGAAGAGGTTTCTGTCGATAAAGATGAGAATCTGGTTGAAGTGCAAAGAAATAATGAAGTTTCCGCCAAAGAGAAAGAAAATAAAAGTGACGTAATTAAAAAGGAAGATTCTTCTTCTGAAGCTGCAAAAAAAGAGGAACAAGCGGATTCCAAACCAAAAACGCCAGAGAAGGAAACAAAAACCGATGCTCCTGAGAAATCAGCGGATGATAAAGATGTTAAGAAAAATGAAAATAATACAGAACAGCAAAAGCCTGCTTCTGAAGAGAAAAAAGTAAAAATACATACTGTCAGTGCGAATGAAACATTATTCCGAATTGCCAAGCAATACTACAATGATCCGATCAGCGGTGTCGAAAAAATAAAAAATGCCAATCATTTATCTTCCGATGTGATTACACCGGGACAGTCGCTTGTCATTCCCGAATAA
- a CDS encoding metallophosphoesterase — protein sequence MFGLTAVLISCSCLLAFMVKEAFENNVVHHEINLTGEEEKYSIFFISDIHTRLISDKMIRNIKEPINAVIIGGDLADKRTPISKIYQNLRLLQTLGPVYFVWGNNDREVGEERLRGIFQETGVKIVENDAILLPNMVNRCWLSAVDDVSSRKASPEKAFEKCDPQDTVIFVSHNPILFSKIGNYHADIYLAGHFHGGQIRLGPFGIYPQGAFSDDEGKYTLISNGYGTTMFPLRLGAKPECHIIDLNFRRTF from the coding sequence ATGTTTGGGTTGACAGCTGTCCTGATCTCCTGTTCATGCTTGCTTGCATTTATGGTAAAAGAAGCGTTTGAAAATAATGTTGTACACCATGAAATCAATTTAACAGGGGAAGAGGAGAAATATTCGATTTTTTTTATTTCGGATATTCATACCCGCTTAATCAGCGATAAAATGATACGAAACATAAAAGAACCAATCAATGCGGTGATCATTGGCGGGGATTTGGCCGACAAAAGGACACCGATTTCGAAAATTTATCAAAATCTCCGGCTTCTGCAAACATTGGGACCTGTTTATTTTGTTTGGGGGAACAACGATCGGGAAGTGGGCGAAGAGCGTTTGAGGGGAATTTTTCAAGAGACGGGTGTAAAAATTGTTGAGAATGATGCGATACTGCTGCCGAATATGGTGAACAGATGCTGGTTGAGCGCGGTGGATGATGTTTCTTCACGCAAAGCCAGTCCTGAAAAAGCTTTCGAAAAGTGTGACCCGCAAGATACGGTCATATTTGTATCCCATAATCCGATCCTGTTTTCTAAAATCGGAAACTATCATGCGGACATTTATCTGGCTGGACATTTTCATGGTGGCCAAATTCGGTTGGGCCCTTTCGGAATTTACCCGCAAGGCGCTTTTTCCGACGATGAAGGCAAGTATACCCTCATCAGCAACGGCTATGGGACGACGATGTTCCCTTTACGTTTAGGGGCAAAACCCGAATGTCACATAATTGACTTAAACTTTCGGCGCACATTCTGA